A window of Roseiflexus castenholzii DSM 13941 genomic DNA:
ACTACGAACCGTTTGCTGTGCGATAAAGGAGCGCCCATGCTGTACGTAATCGCTTACGACATTCCGGACGACGCGCGACGCCTGAAACTGGCGAACGTACTCGAAGGATTCGGGCAGCGCGTGCAGCGCAGCGTCTTCGAGTGCGACCTGACCGAGCGCGAATACCGCGCACTGATAAAAAAAGTCGAGCGCGTCGTTAACCTAAACGAAGGGGACAGCGTGCGCATCTACCGATTGTGCGGCGCATGCGTAGCGAACGTCGACGTCAGAGGAGAAGGACCGCCGGTGGAAAAGAGCGTTGACATCTATATCGTCTGACGCACCGGCGCGGCGCAACGGAGGCCCGATTGCCGCGCCACCTCATCAGGATGCCATGAAAGACTGTCGAATGACACCGGTTGCGCCCAAAATGCCTGACACATTTCTCCCGAAATCGGGCGACCGCGCACACCGCCTTGTGTGTCTCGTTCTGATGCGGTATAATCATCGAGGGTGGAAAAACCCCAAATCCCCGCCAGGGGATTGAAACCGCGCCAACTGATCGCGAATATCCGCTGCGGTGCCGATTTCGTGGAAAAACCCCAAATCCCCGCCAGGGGATTGAAACTTGCTTGCGCTGTCGGTCATCGAGAGCGCGCCGCTTGCGGGTGGAAAAACCCCAAATCCCCGCCAGGGGATTGAAACTTATCCAGACCATCAATGCTACGACGAGCAATGTTGCCGTGGAAAAACCCCAAATCCCCGCCAGGGGATTGAAACGTCAATCAACTGCTGCGTTATCGTTATCATCGCTCTAAGTGGAAAAACCCCAAATCCCCGCCAGGGGAT
This region includes:
- the cas2 gene encoding CRISPR-associated endonuclease Cas2, which translates into the protein MLYVIAYDIPDDARRLKLANVLEGFGQRVQRSVFECDLTEREYRALIKKVERVVNLNEGDSVRIYRLCGACVANVDVRGEGPPVEKSVDIYIV